Proteins co-encoded in one Streptomyces sp. JH34 genomic window:
- a CDS encoding family 43 glycosylhydrolase, producing the protein MRRTRRTVRPRLLPRWAAGAAALVWMLTLASAPSHGAQARPAAAATYTNPVSTGAVDTFPDPAMLRGKDGLWYAYGTQNPVMQSKGEDGERMLPILRSADMVTWEYAGEVFTPADKPAWHEGSRLWAPEVRYAYGLYHLYYSVPGRNTVGLVTSPSPTGPWTDKGAVLPSPSGCPAGNIDQAQFTDTDGTPYLYWGSYDTICVARLNADLTRTEGEVTQVARGRRVEGGFVVRRDDFYYLFYSDAGCCDGAYSGYRVKVGRSASPTGPFTDDEGTDLMALTSKAGVVAGANGNRWIGPGHNAIQTDLAGQDWLVYHGIPAESPDLAPASNGTLRLTRRPMLIDRLDWIDGWPVVRAGAGPSDGPTAAPVTSWEAGGTFNDGGLKGWRAEGARTSGWSTASDPAAHGYARHTPGASGTGTAYLLAGGRAPAGLRAEADLKVTSEGGAAGLTVAYRDPGNRIVAWLDRARGALVTDVRVGGRSRGEQVTPLPSGFSWNTWNNVSVEIRGRRLTAEVTGDRLRDPVALQSRVVPAGAVRKGAVGAAAKGTGAAADNVGAAALYRPVTKRVAVAPPGRLLPDHSDEFDTATVPGTSAPSPWQWVRGPAAGVSMTGGALSWPTQNAELYLGDNTASVLLRDAPEGDFTVETKLRFAPDRAAQQAGLVLYENDDRWFKLVHSVLPLTNGNGAVLHVSEFGKEGERPTTTPPTAVANAPMFGGPTADTMWLRMAYHRDAAHGEHEVRASTSRDGVHWSPGGTWTLPVRGALRIGLVSHNRSGATAEFDYVRTYAAP; encoded by the coding sequence ATGAGACGCACGCGAAGGACCGTCCGCCCCCGCCTCCTCCCCCGGTGGGCGGCGGGGGCGGCAGCCCTGGTCTGGATGCTCACCCTCGCCTCGGCCCCCTCGCACGGCGCGCAGGCCCGGCCGGCGGCCGCGGCGACGTACACCAACCCGGTCTCCACCGGGGCCGTCGACACGTTCCCCGATCCCGCGATGCTCCGTGGCAAGGACGGCCTCTGGTACGCGTACGGCACCCAGAACCCGGTCATGCAGAGCAAGGGCGAGGACGGGGAGCGCATGCTGCCGATCCTGCGCTCGGCCGACATGGTGACGTGGGAGTACGCGGGCGAGGTGTTCACCCCGGCGGACAAGCCGGCCTGGCACGAGGGATCGCGGCTCTGGGCGCCCGAGGTGCGCTACGCCTACGGCCTCTACCACCTCTACTACTCCGTACCCGGGCGGAACACCGTCGGCCTCGTCACGTCGCCGTCGCCGACGGGCCCGTGGACCGACAAGGGTGCCGTGCTGCCCTCACCGAGCGGCTGCCCGGCGGGCAACATCGACCAGGCGCAGTTCACCGACACGGACGGCACCCCCTATCTGTACTGGGGCAGTTACGACACGATCTGCGTCGCGAGGCTGAACGCCGACCTGACCCGGACCGAGGGTGAGGTCACCCAGGTGGCCCGTGGCCGCCGGGTCGAGGGGGGCTTCGTCGTGCGGCGGGACGACTTCTACTACCTCTTCTACTCCGACGCGGGCTGCTGCGACGGCGCCTACAGCGGCTACCGGGTGAAGGTGGGGCGGTCCGCGAGCCCCACCGGTCCGTTCACCGACGACGAGGGCACCGACCTGATGGCCCTCACGAGCAAGGCGGGCGTGGTCGCCGGGGCGAACGGCAACCGCTGGATCGGCCCCGGCCACAACGCGATCCAGACCGACCTCGCGGGCCAGGACTGGCTGGTCTACCACGGCATACCCGCGGAGTCGCCGGACCTCGCACCGGCATCGAACGGCACCCTGAGGCTGACCCGTCGCCCGATGCTCATCGACCGGCTCGACTGGATCGACGGCTGGCCCGTCGTACGGGCCGGTGCGGGACCGTCGGACGGGCCGACCGCCGCGCCGGTCACCTCATGGGAGGCCGGCGGCACCTTCAACGACGGCGGTCTGAAGGGCTGGCGCGCGGAGGGCGCCCGCACCTCCGGATGGTCCACCGCGTCCGACCCCGCCGCACACGGCTACGCGCGGCACACCCCCGGAGCGTCCGGAACGGGCACCGCGTACCTCCTCGCCGGCGGGCGCGCCCCCGCCGGCCTGCGGGCCGAGGCGGACCTGAAGGTGACGTCGGAGGGCGGCGCGGCGGGGCTCACCGTCGCCTACCGGGACCCCGGCAACAGGATCGTGGCCTGGCTCGACCGGGCTCGGGGCGCTCTCGTCACCGACGTACGCGTGGGCGGCAGAAGCCGTGGTGAACAGGTCACCCCGCTGCCGTCCGGATTCTCGTGGAACACCTGGAACAACGTGTCCGTGGAGATACGCGGGAGGAGGCTGACCGCCGAGGTCACCGGTGACCGGCTGCGGGACCCGGTGGCTCTGCAGTCACGTGTCGTGCCGGCGGGGGCGGTACGCAAGGGTGCGGTCGGCGCGGCGGCGAAGGGCACCGGTGCCGCGGCGGACAACGTGGGTGCGGCAGCCCTGTACCGGCCGGTGACGAAGCGGGTGGCCGTCGCTCCGCCGGGGCGGCTGCTCCCGGACCACAGCGACGAGTTCGACACCGCCACGGTCCCGGGCACGAGTGCCCCTTCCCCCTGGCAGTGGGTACGCGGGCCGGCCGCGGGGGTCTCCATGACGGGCGGCGCACTCTCCTGGCCGACGCAGAACGCCGAGCTGTACCTGGGCGACAACACCGCCTCCGTGCTGCTGCGGGACGCGCCCGAAGGTGACTTCACGGTGGAGACGAAGCTGCGGTTCGCCCCCGACCGGGCGGCCCAGCAGGCCGGTCTCGTCCTGTACGAGAACGACGACCGGTGGTTCAAGCTCGTCCATTCCGTGCTGCCGCTCACCAACGGCAACGGGGCCGTGCTCCACGTCAGCGAGTTCGGGAAGGAGGGCGAGCGCCCCACGACGACTCCGCCGACGGCGGTGGCCAACGCCCCGATGTTCGGGGGCCCCACGGCCGACACCATGTGGCTGCGGATGGCCTACCACCGCGACGCCGCGCACGGGGAACACGAGGTACGCGCGTCCACCAGCCGTGACGGCGTCCACTGGTCCCCGGGCGGCACCTGGACCCTCCCGGTGCGTGGTGCGCTGAGGATCGGCCTGGTGTCCCACAACCGGTCCGGCGCGACGGCGGAGTTCGATTACGTACGGACGTACGCCGCCCCGTGA
- a CDS encoding sulfatase-like hydrolase/transferase: protein MNLLFLMTDQHRVDTLGCYGNPHVATPNLDRLAATGTRFDRFYTPTAICTPARASLLTGQAPFRHRLLANYERNVGYLEDLREDAFTFPEALAARDYRLGLIGKWHGGTRRNAASYGFEGPDLPGWHNPVDHPDYLAYLEERGLPPYRISEPIRGTAPGGNPGNLLAARLHQPVEATFEHYLATRAIEHLERYAAGEEPFFLATHFFGPHLPYLLPDAYYDLYDPELVELPPSVAETFEGKPPVQRNYSAHWAFDTIPIETTRKLIAVYWGYVTLIDEQIGRILTRLDELGLSEDTSVFFTADHGEFTGAHRLHDKGPAMYEDIYRIPGIIRIPGAAPQVRDELVSLTDCTATILELAGCDPTPAVDSRSLVPLVKGEVPDWPDELVAEFHGHHFPYPQRMIRDDRYKLVVNPESVNELYDLLADPHELANRYTHPEFRKVRTRLMRRLYELLRDRGDNFYHWMTSMYDIGVSDYDPSLSAFENDGENADTTWTATAGPGGTLTETP from the coding sequence GTGAACCTGCTGTTCCTGATGACCGATCAGCACCGGGTGGACACCCTGGGCTGCTACGGCAATCCGCACGTCGCCACACCGAACCTGGACCGGCTGGCGGCCACCGGCACGCGCTTCGACCGCTTCTACACGCCCACCGCGATCTGCACCCCGGCGCGGGCGAGTCTGCTCACCGGACAGGCACCCTTCCGGCACCGGCTGCTCGCCAACTACGAGCGCAACGTGGGCTATCTGGAGGACCTGCGCGAGGACGCCTTCACCTTCCCGGAGGCACTCGCCGCGCGGGACTACCGGTTGGGACTCATCGGCAAGTGGCACGGCGGGACCCGGCGCAACGCCGCCTCGTACGGTTTCGAGGGCCCCGACCTGCCGGGCTGGCACAACCCCGTCGACCATCCGGACTACCTGGCGTATCTGGAGGAGCGCGGGCTGCCCCCGTACCGCATCTCCGAACCGATCCGGGGCACGGCTCCGGGTGGGAACCCGGGCAATCTCCTGGCCGCCCGGCTGCACCAGCCGGTGGAGGCGACGTTCGAGCACTACCTCGCCACCCGCGCCATCGAGCACCTGGAGCGGTACGCGGCCGGCGAGGAGCCGTTCTTCCTGGCCACGCACTTCTTCGGTCCGCATCTGCCCTATCTGCTGCCGGACGCCTACTACGACCTCTACGACCCGGAGCTGGTCGAACTGCCGCCGTCCGTCGCCGAGACCTTCGAGGGAAAACCGCCTGTGCAGCGCAACTACAGCGCGCACTGGGCCTTCGACACCATCCCCATCGAGACGACCCGCAAGCTGATAGCGGTCTACTGGGGCTACGTCACCCTGATCGACGAGCAGATCGGGCGCATCCTCACCCGTCTCGACGAGCTGGGTCTCAGCGAGGACACCTCGGTGTTCTTCACTGCGGACCACGGCGAGTTCACGGGCGCACACCGGCTGCACGACAAGGGCCCGGCGATGTACGAGGACATCTACCGCATCCCCGGAATCATCCGGATCCCCGGGGCCGCCCCGCAGGTCAGGGACGAGCTGGTCAGCTTGACCGACTGCACCGCGACGATCCTGGAACTCGCCGGCTGCGACCCGACCCCGGCGGTGGACAGCCGGAGCCTGGTGCCCCTGGTGAAGGGTGAGGTCCCGGACTGGCCGGACGAGTTGGTCGCCGAGTTCCACGGCCACCACTTCCCGTATCCCCAGCGGATGATCCGCGACGACCGCTACAAGCTCGTCGTCAACCCCGAGTCGGTCAACGAGCTGTACGACCTGCTGGCGGACCCGCACGAGCTCGCCAACCGCTACACGCACCCCGAGTTCAGAAAGGTGCGCACCCGGTTGATGCGGCGGCTGTACGAGCTGCTGCGGGACCGGGGCGACAACTTCTACCACTGGATGACGTCCATGTACGACATCGGCGTCTCCGACTACGACCCGAGCCTCAGCGCCTTCGAGAACGACGGAGAGAACGCCGACACGACCTGGACCGCGACCGCGGGTCCGGGCGGGACACTCACGGAGACCCCATGA
- a CDS encoding aliphatic sulfonate ABC transporter substrate-binding protein has translation MRLPQRALTAAVAVSALALSVTGCSGDSSADGGSTVRFGYISDFNGASLLAIADKQGLWKEQGLTPEYSTFTNGPLQIQALGSHDLDFGYIGPGAMWLPASGKAKVVAINTLARADRVIAQPGITSVEDLKGKKVGVPEGTSGAMALDLALQKAGMSEKDIEKVPMDPSTIVSAFVSGQIDGAGLWYPLIDTIKAKEPKLNEVASTADFKDRAFPTAFVAPARSDAKLNAKVVAVLQKANDWRAAHPDEAIDAAASLLKIDRAKVAADAANVETLSTADLVARTEDGTVDGWLDGLGEFFVDTGRLKKAPAADTYYEGDLYTKAYKK, from the coding sequence ATGCGTCTACCTCAGCGCGCCCTGACGGCGGCCGTCGCCGTGTCGGCCCTGGCACTCTCCGTCACCGGGTGCTCCGGTGACTCGTCCGCCGACGGCGGATCCACCGTCCGCTTCGGCTACATCAGCGACTTCAACGGCGCGAGCCTGCTGGCCATCGCGGACAAGCAGGGGCTGTGGAAGGAGCAAGGGCTGACCCCCGAGTACTCGACGTTCACCAACGGGCCGCTCCAGATCCAGGCGCTCGGGTCGCACGACCTCGACTTCGGATACATCGGCCCCGGCGCCATGTGGCTGCCCGCGTCCGGCAAGGCGAAGGTCGTGGCGATCAACACGCTCGCCCGTGCCGACCGGGTCATAGCCCAGCCCGGCATCACCTCCGTCGAGGACCTCAAGGGCAAGAAGGTCGGTGTGCCCGAGGGCACCTCCGGCGCGATGGCGCTCGATCTCGCTCTGCAGAAGGCGGGGATGTCGGAGAAGGACATCGAGAAGGTGCCGATGGACCCGTCCACGATCGTCTCCGCGTTCGTGTCCGGACAGATCGACGGAGCGGGCCTCTGGTATCCGCTGATCGACACCATCAAGGCGAAGGAGCCGAAGCTCAACGAGGTCGCCAGCACAGCGGACTTCAAGGACCGGGCGTTCCCCACGGCGTTCGTGGCCCCCGCGAGGAGCGACGCGAAGCTGAACGCCAAGGTCGTCGCGGTCCTCCAGAAGGCCAACGACTGGCGCGCCGCACACCCCGACGAGGCCATCGACGCGGCCGCCTCGCTCCTGAAGATCGACCGCGCCAAGGTGGCGGCGGACGCGGCCAACGTGGAGACGCTGTCCACGGCGGACCTGGTGGCCAGGACCGAGGACGGGACCGTGGACGGCTGGCTGGACGGGCTGGGCGAGTTCTTCGTGGACACGGGCCGGCTCAAGAAGGCTCCGGCGGCGGACACGTACTACGAGGGCGACCTCTACACGAAGGCGTACAAGAAGTGA
- a CDS encoding ABC transporter ATP-binding protein, which yields MNAKISFRKVSRTFPLKKSTFTALDEVSLDIGDEEFVTVVGPSGCGKSTLLNLAAGLATPTSGEVLVDGRPVTGPGPDRGVIFQQYALFPWLTVRGNVEFGLKLSSVPSAERRLRAERAIDLVGLTDFADALPKTLSGGMKQRCAIARAYAVDPQVLLMDEPFGALDALTRVQLQDQLLETWSRDRRTVLFITHDVDEAVYLARRVVVMAARPGRIHSVVDVDLPYPRTEAIRLSPEFARIRNAVWTSVYHRTPAAQAA from the coding sequence TTGAACGCCAAGATCTCCTTCCGGAAAGTCTCCCGGACCTTTCCGCTGAAGAAGTCCACCTTCACCGCTCTGGACGAGGTGTCCCTGGACATCGGTGACGAGGAGTTCGTCACCGTCGTCGGACCGTCCGGGTGCGGCAAGAGCACCCTGCTCAACCTGGCCGCCGGGCTCGCCACCCCGACCTCGGGCGAGGTCCTCGTCGACGGGCGGCCCGTCACCGGCCCCGGACCCGACCGCGGGGTGATCTTCCAGCAGTACGCGCTCTTCCCCTGGCTGACCGTACGCGGCAACGTCGAGTTCGGGCTCAAGCTGTCGTCCGTGCCCTCCGCGGAACGGAGACTGCGGGCGGAGCGCGCCATCGACCTGGTCGGCCTCACCGACTTCGCCGACGCGCTGCCCAAGACCCTGTCGGGCGGGATGAAACAGCGCTGCGCGATCGCCCGCGCCTACGCGGTCGATCCGCAGGTGCTCCTGATGGACGAGCCCTTCGGCGCGCTGGACGCGCTGACCCGGGTCCAGCTGCAGGACCAGCTGCTGGAGACCTGGAGCCGGGACCGGCGCACCGTCCTGTTCATCACGCACGACGTCGACGAGGCCGTGTACCTCGCCCGCCGTGTCGTGGTGATGGCGGCGCGGCCCGGCCGGATCCATTCGGTCGTCGACGTCGACCTGCCGTACCCCCGCACGGAGGCCATCCGCCTCTCGCCCGAGTTCGCACGGATCCGCAACGCCGTGTGGACCTCCGTGTACCACCGGACCCCGGCCGCCCAGGCCGCCTGA
- a CDS encoding ABC transporter permease, translated as MSSTETPLKRAEPVRGGAGDARAPGRKGVRVPPFALNLIALVAGIGLWAWLASLGVQALPGPVAVAGRAGELIEDGTLADDALASLRRVLTGFALGTLLAVPVGFLMGWYPVARGLLEPYVQFFRTVPPLAMIPLAIVLLGIGEVPKVFVIFLAAFLSSVVAAFQGVVGVNRTLIDAARVLGARDGTIFLKVVVPASAPFILVGMRIGLGSAWGTLVAAELIAAQEGLGFRMQSAQLYYDLPTIFVGLITIGLLGLLMDRLLLLAERRLTRWQETR; from the coding sequence ATGAGTTCCACGGAGACTCCCCTGAAGCGGGCCGAACCCGTACGGGGCGGCGCGGGCGACGCCCGCGCGCCCGGGCGCAAGGGCGTCCGCGTCCCCCCGTTCGCACTGAACCTGATCGCTCTGGTGGCCGGCATCGGCCTGTGGGCGTGGCTGGCCTCGCTGGGGGTGCAGGCGCTTCCCGGACCGGTCGCGGTGGCGGGCAGGGCGGGCGAGCTGATCGAGGACGGCACGCTGGCCGACGACGCGCTGGCCAGCCTGCGGCGTGTGCTGACCGGCTTCGCGCTGGGCACCCTGCTGGCCGTTCCCGTGGGCTTCCTGATGGGCTGGTACCCGGTGGCGCGCGGGCTGCTGGAGCCGTACGTCCAGTTCTTCCGCACGGTGCCGCCGCTGGCGATGATTCCGCTGGCCATCGTGCTGCTGGGCATCGGCGAGGTGCCCAAGGTGTTCGTGATCTTCCTGGCGGCGTTCCTGTCGAGCGTCGTGGCCGCGTTCCAGGGCGTCGTGGGAGTCAACAGGACGCTCATCGACGCGGCACGGGTCCTGGGGGCCCGGGACGGGACGATCTTCCTCAAGGTGGTGGTCCCCGCCTCGGCGCCGTTCATCCTCGTCGGGATGCGGATCGGGCTGGGCTCCGCCTGGGGGACCCTCGTCGCCGCGGAGCTGATCGCCGCGCAGGAAGGCCTCGGCTTCCGGATGCAGTCGGCCCAGCTCTACTACGACCTCCCCACCATCTTCGTCGGTCTCATCACCATCGGTCTGCTCGGCCTGCTGATGGACCGGCTGCTGCTGCTCGCCGAACGCCGCCTCACCCGTTGGCAGGAGACCCGTTGA
- a CDS encoding ROK family protein: MLGAMHSHGGPLSRLRRGHEERVLGLLRRHGPQSRAELGRQAGLSRTTLYDIVGTLVASGAVVAAAAEPGPRRRGRPVEHLTLNPAAGQAVGIDFARRAVHVAAANVAHEVIGSASRAHPPGLSWERRVELAERLVASLAGGTLRLSSLGTTGAVGVGVVGPVRTAGGAPEVPLAALAGLLGKRFGAPVLLDNNTRLAALAESTWGAAAGSQDVLYLRLSHGVGGGLVVNGSLHRGADGLAGELGHITADPEGDPCECGGRGCLETIASIGSVLASYRARGGRADDVPTLLRAVENGSPAAHEVLRAAGTRTGVVLAGVTNAVGPGVIVLGGELAKAKDALLTPVREALDAHVLPLARGRVTLLPAGLGEAGGALGGVALALHESPLLARYPEPGSEDLPEDAA, translated from the coding sequence ATGCTGGGCGCCATGCACTCACACGGTGGACCTCTCTCGCGACTGAGGCGCGGGCACGAGGAACGCGTACTCGGTCTGCTGCGCCGGCACGGACCCCAGAGCCGGGCCGAGCTCGGACGCCAGGCCGGACTGTCGCGCACCACGCTGTACGACATAGTCGGGACCCTGGTCGCGAGCGGAGCCGTCGTGGCGGCGGCCGCGGAGCCCGGGCCGCGCCGGCGCGGCCGTCCGGTGGAGCACCTCACGCTCAACCCCGCCGCCGGCCAGGCCGTCGGCATCGATTTCGCCCGGCGGGCCGTTCATGTCGCCGCCGCCAACGTGGCACACGAAGTGATCGGTTCGGCGAGCCGTGCCCATCCGCCGGGGCTCTCCTGGGAGCGGCGGGTGGAACTGGCCGAGCGGCTGGTCGCCTCGCTGGCCGGGGGCACCCTCCGGTTGTCCTCGCTCGGCACCACCGGCGCGGTCGGCGTCGGCGTCGTCGGACCGGTGCGGACGGCAGGGGGCGCGCCCGAGGTGCCCTTGGCGGCCCTGGCCGGACTGCTGGGGAAGCGGTTCGGGGCCCCGGTCCTGCTGGACAACAACACCCGGCTCGCGGCCCTCGCGGAATCCACCTGGGGGGCGGCGGCGGGCAGCCAGGACGTGCTGTACCTGCGGCTTTCACACGGGGTGGGCGGCGGTCTCGTCGTGAACGGTTCGCTGCACCGGGGGGCCGACGGACTGGCCGGCGAACTCGGTCACATCACCGCCGACCCCGAGGGCGACCCGTGCGAGTGCGGGGGCAGGGGGTGCCTGGAGACGATCGCGTCGATCGGGTCCGTCCTCGCTTCCTACCGCGCGCGGGGCGGCCGGGCGGACGATGTCCCGACGCTGCTGAGGGCCGTCGAGAACGGCAGCCCGGCGGCGCACGAGGTGCTGCGGGCCGCTGGGACACGGACCGGCGTGGTGCTCGCGGGTGTCACCAACGCGGTCGGTCCGGGCGTGATCGTGCTGGGCGGTGAACTGGCCAAGGCCAAGGACGCGCTGCTGACCCCCGTACGGGAGGCACTCGACGCACACGTCCTGCCGCTGGCCCGTGGGCGCGTGACGCTGCTGCCCGCCGGGCTCGGCGAGGCGGGCGGCGCCCTCGGCGGGGTCGCCCTCGCACTCCACGAATCCCCCCTGCTCGCCCGCTACCCGGAACCGGGCAGCGAAGACCTTCCCGAGGACGCCGCATGA
- a CDS encoding formylglycine-generating enzyme family protein yields the protein MNEIAPESCCSPGRGGADAPSGTAATGPVATAGRAGRVAGPVPSPPAPGGAAGDGMVLLPGGSFLMGTEDPEGFPADGEGPVREVRVPAFRIDAHAVSNRRFAEFVSATGHVTEAERFGWSYVFAGFLPAALRRGAGRPEGTPWWCGVEGARWDTPEGPGSGIEDRGDHPVVHVSWNDARAYSRWAGARLPTEAEWEYAARGGLEQARYPWGDDLTPGGEHRCNIWQGHFPTKNTAEDGYAGTAPVDAYQPNGFGLYNMAGNVWEWCQDWWGTTHPAGRRSDPRGPGAGDAKVMRGGSYLCHRSYCNRYRVAARTRNTSDSTTGNLGFRCVRTA from the coding sequence ATGAACGAGATCGCGCCCGAAAGCTGCTGCTCCCCCGGTCGCGGGGGGGCTGACGCCCCGTCCGGGACCGCTGCGACCGGCCCGGTGGCCACGGCGGGACGCGCAGGGCGGGTGGCGGGACCGGTCCCCTCCCCGCCCGCTCCGGGCGGAGCGGCCGGGGACGGCATGGTGCTGCTGCCGGGCGGGTCGTTCCTCATGGGCACCGAGGACCCCGAGGGGTTCCCCGCCGACGGGGAGGGCCCGGTCCGCGAGGTGCGGGTCCCGGCCTTCCGTATCGACGCCCACGCGGTGAGCAACCGGCGCTTCGCCGAGTTCGTCTCGGCCACCGGCCACGTGACGGAGGCCGAGCGCTTCGGCTGGTCGTACGTCTTCGCCGGGTTCCTGCCGGCCGCGCTCCGGCGCGGCGCGGGCCGTCCGGAGGGCACCCCGTGGTGGTGCGGTGTGGAGGGCGCCCGCTGGGACACGCCCGAGGGGCCCGGCAGCGGGATCGAGGACCGCGGGGACCATCCGGTGGTGCACGTCTCCTGGAACGACGCGCGCGCGTACAGCCGTTGGGCCGGAGCACGGCTGCCGACCGAGGCCGAATGGGAGTACGCGGCCCGGGGCGGCCTCGAGCAGGCACGCTATCCGTGGGGCGACGACCTGACCCCGGGAGGTGAGCACCGCTGCAACATCTGGCAAGGGCACTTCCCCACGAAGAACACCGCCGAGGACGGCTATGCGGGCACCGCTCCGGTCGACGCCTACCAGCCGAACGGCTTCGGCCTGTACAACATGGCGGGAAACGTCTGGGAGTGGTGCCAGGACTGGTGGGGCACCACACACCCGGCCGGGCGCCGGAGCGATCCGCGCGGTCCGGGCGCGGGAGACGCAAAGGTGATGCGGGGCGGCTCCTACCTGTGCCACCGCTCGTACTGCAACCGCTACCGGGTGGCCGCCCGCACCCGCAACACCTCTGACAGCACCACGGGGAATCTCGGCTTCCGCTGCGTCCGCACGGCCTGA
- a CDS encoding class F sortase has translation MAAPQPSTPDSASPAIGRSLLWPLIAVGLGFLLVYNSFDASAGVPPAPSVVSLPAASAPAAPSPSASTSAAPSGLPRSEPERISIKSIAVDAPFTPLSVGPSGQLDAPPASDPNLAGWFKDGATPGERGTSVVAGHVDTKTGPAVFLLLSTLKAGNTVDITREDGVVATFEVDSVETFSKADFPDDRVYADKGTAQLRLITCGGVYDKKKKDYEDNVVVFAHLASAKNS, from the coding sequence ATGGCCGCCCCGCAGCCGTCCACCCCAGACTCCGCCTCCCCGGCCATCGGCCGCTCCCTCCTGTGGCCCCTCATCGCGGTAGGGCTGGGCTTCCTCCTCGTCTACAACTCCTTCGACGCGTCGGCCGGGGTCCCGCCGGCCCCCTCCGTGGTGTCCCTCCCCGCGGCCTCCGCTCCTGCCGCGCCCTCCCCGTCGGCCTCCACGTCCGCCGCGCCCTCCGGCCTGCCCCGGTCCGAACCCGAGCGGATCTCGATCAAGTCGATCGCGGTCGACGCCCCGTTCACACCGCTGTCGGTCGGCCCCTCCGGCCAGCTCGACGCGCCGCCGGCGAGCGACCCCAACCTGGCGGGCTGGTTCAAGGACGGTGCCACGCCCGGCGAGCGCGGTACCTCGGTGGTCGCGGGCCACGTCGACACCAAGACCGGCCCCGCCGTGTTCCTGCTGCTCAGCACCCTCAAGGCGGGCAACACGGTGGACATCACCCGTGAGGACGGTGTCGTCGCCACCTTCGAGGTCGACTCGGTCGAGACGTTCAGCAAGGCGGACTTCCCGGATGATCGCGTGTACGCCGACAAAGGCACCGCCCAGCTGAGGCTGATCACCTGCGGCGGCGTCTACGACAAGAAGAAGAAGGACTACGAGGACAACGTGGTGGTGTTCGCCCATCTGGCCTCGGCCAAGAACTCCTGA